CTACCCGAGAACTTCGAGGAATCGCTCCAGTTCGGCCTGGGTATTGTAAAAGTGCGGACTCACGCGGATCCAGCGGCGGCCGTCCCGCTGGGTCCGCAGTGAGGTCACGATGCCGGCATCCGCCAGACGGGCGTGCAGGGTCACCGAATCCGTCGCGGGATGGGCGAAGGTCGTGATGCCACCCCCATGGGCCGCAGGCGGATCCGGAAACAGCACCTCGCAGCCGAGTTCCTGAAGGCGCGGGACCAGCCACAACCGCTTGGATGCCAGGTCTGCGGCGATGGCGTCCAAACCGACGTCCTCCACCATCGCGAAGCAGGCCCGCAATCCCGCCAGGCCCACCAGATTTTGGGAACCCGCCTCGTAGCGTCGGGCATCGTCCCGGAACTTGATGGCGTCGAGGGTGATGAAATCCGGACACCGGATGTTGTGCCATCCGTGGACCACCGGCTGAAGGAGGTCCTGGACCTCACGGCGCACGTACAACACGCCGGCGCCGCAGGGTCCGAGCAGCCACTTGTGGGCATCGGCCGCCATGAAATCCACGGAGCCCGCCGGGGTGGGGAAGGCGCCAAGGGTTTGGATGGCATCCAGGCAAAACAGAATGCCGCGCGAACGCAGCCACCGGCCCAGGGGCTCCAAGTCCAGGCGCCAGCCGGAGATGAAGTGGCAGCTCGCAAGGGCGACCAGACGCGTGGCTTCGTCCACCTGCGACTGCACGTCCACCAGCCGGATGCGTCCCAGCTCCCGCAGAGTCATCAGGCGCACCTCGACGCCACGGTCCGCCAGGGCCATCCATGGATAGACGTTTGACGGATAGTCGTCGTGATAGATCACCACGTTCTGACCGCGTTTCCAGGGCAGGCCGGCGGCCACGTAGCTGAGGGCCAGCGACGTCGGACCGACGAAGGCGATCTCCGACGGCTGTGCGCCCAGCACCCCGGCAATCAACCGGCGGGTGTCACTGAAGTACCCCGGCGGGAGCCCGGCCTCCTGGTCGTCCCCGGTTCCTGACCGCGCACGGGCACTGATGGCGTCGGCCACGCGCCGGGGCAGGGGGCAGGCGGCGGCGTGGGCGAGAAAGATTTTGCGCCCGGCCACCGGGAACTCCTCCCGCCGGAGCCCCTCGTCGGCCTGCACCTCCTGTACCGTCATGTGCCGCCAGCATGACCGAGGCGGCCGGCGGAACCAACCTTCGAACGGGTCCCTACCGGTAGGGCTGATGCAAGGTCACGCGTTGCGCGGTTCGAACCCGCATGTTCAGCAGTTCGACGCCCACGGAGAAAGCCATGGCGAAGTAGATGTATCCGCGGGGGATATGCTGATGGAATCCCTCGGCAACCAGCATGGTGCCGATCAGGATCAGGAAGGAGAGGGCCAGCATCTTGATGGTCGGATGCCGCTCCACAAACGTCCCGATCTGGTTCACGAACACCAGCATCACGATCATGGACAGCCCCACCGCGGTGACCATCACCCAGACCTGGCGGACCGTGCCGATGGCGGTGATCACGGAGTCGAGTGAGAACACGATGTCGAGCAGGATGATCTGGACCACCACGGACTGGAAGCTGACGGCCCGGGCCGGGGTCTTGGCCCCGTCGTCGCCCTCGAGTTTTTCGTGGATCTCGTAGGTGCTCTTCCCGAGGAGGAACAGTCCGCCCGCCACAAGAATTACGTCGCGAACCGAGACCGCGAGCTCGTATCCCGCGACGGAAAAGGTCCAGAACGGACGTTCCAACCGGATGACCCAGGCAAGGGACAGCAGCAGCAGGATCCGGGTGACCAGTGCGAGTGAAAGACCGATGCGCCGGGCGCGGGACCGCTGTTCCTCGGGTAGTTTGCCGCTGAGGATGGAAATGAAGATGAGGTTGTCTATGCCCAGGACGATTTCGAGCAGTGTGAGCACGGCAAGGCCGATCCACAGGTCGGGGTTGGTCAGGGCGTTCATTCCGGGCGATCTCGGGGCATTCGGCCTTCTGTAGAATGTCTCAGCAGATCAAAAAAAGGGCGTCCCGAAGGACGCCCTTTGAAAGCCTGTCGGCTGCAGGAGTTGGCTTACTGG
The DNA window shown above is from Verrucomicrobiia bacterium and carries:
- a CDS encoding TerC family protein; amino-acid sequence: MNALTNPDLWIGLAVLTLLEIVLGIDNLIFISILSGKLPEEQRSRARRIGLSLALVTRILLLLSLAWVIRLERPFWTFSVAGYELAVSVRDVILVAGGLFLLGKSTYEIHEKLEGDDGAKTPARAVSFQSVVVQIILLDIVFSLDSVITAIGTVRQVWVMVTAVGLSMIVMLVFVNQIGTFVERHPTIKMLALSFLILIGTMLVAEGFHQHIPRGYIYFAMAFSVGVELLNMRVRTAQRVTLHQPYR
- a CDS encoding aminotransferase class V-fold PLP-dependent enzyme, yielding MTVQEVQADEGLRREEFPVAGRKIFLAHAAACPLPRRVADAISARARSGTGDDQEAGLPPGYFSDTRRLIAGVLGAQPSEIAFVGPTSLALSYVAAGLPWKRGQNVVIYHDDYPSNVYPWMALADRGVEVRLMTLRELGRIRLVDVQSQVDEATRLVALASCHFISGWRLDLEPLGRWLRSRGILFCLDAIQTLGAFPTPAGSVDFMAADAHKWLLGPCGAGVLYVRREVQDLLQPVVHGWHNIRCPDFITLDAIKFRDDARRYEAGSQNLVGLAGLRACFAMVEDVGLDAIAADLASKRLWLVPRLQELGCEVLFPDPPAAHGGGITTFAHPATDSVTLHARLADAGIVTSLRTQRDGRRWIRVSPHFYNTQAELERFLEVLG